The DNA window TCCAGCTCGGTGACGAGCAGGTCGACGTCGGCCAGCGCGAAGCCGGTCGCCATCGCCCGCTGGTCGAGCTTCGCGGAGGCGGCGACGAGGATCGTCTCGTCCGAGGCGCGCGCGAAGGCCTGCTTCACCTGCGCCTCCTCGAGGGTGACCTCCGAACTGCCGATCACGGGATCGACCGCCGCAGCGGAGAGGAAGAACCGCCGGTACAGGAGGGATGACGCCGCCTGGCAGGCGATCGGTCCGATGAAGCTGTCGGTTCGCGACTCGGCCTGGCCGCCGACGAGGATCGCGGAGATGTCGCGGTTCGCCGTGGCCAGCAGGAAGTTCGGGTAGGAGTTCGTCGCGACCGTGAGGCGCGAATCGCCGAGCAGGCGGCTGATCCCACCGGCGGTGCTCGACGCGTCGATCGCGATCGCGCCGTCAGTCGGGAGGAGGGCGCGGAGCTTCTCGACGATGATGCCCTTCTCCCGGACGCCCGTCGCAGATCGTTCGGTGAAGGTGCGCGGTCGCAGGGTCGGGATGGCGCCACCGCGGACGCGGCGGACGATGCCGGCCTGTTCGAGGTCGGCGAGGTCCCGGCGGACCGTCATCGACGAGACGTCCAGCTCGGTGGCCGCGTCGTCGAGTCGGATGCTGCCGTCGCGCTCGAGGATCGCGGTCAGGCGGGCGCGTCGCTCCTCGGCGCCGAGCGTCCCCGTCGTTGCCATGTCGTCCCCTATCCGCCGGTGTCGCACGTGTCCGTTCCTGTCCGTCTCAACAGGATGTCACAGCGGGTGTCAGGTGGATGCGTCGATCAGCGTCTCGGCCGCACGGCGGGCCTGCAGGGCCGCCTCGGGGGAACCGGTGATCGCCGCGGTGGTCTGGGCGCCCTCGGCGAGGATCGCGAGTTGAGGTGCGAGCGACGCCGGAGCGCCCGCGTCGGCGACGAGGTCGGCCACGTAGGCCTGGAAGGATGCCTTGTGTTCCCGGGTGATCGTCGCGACGGCCGGCGAGACGCCGCCGAGTTCACCGAAGGTGTTGATGAAGCCGCAGCCACGGAACGAGTCCTCGCTGAACCAGCCGGCCAGGTAGTCGTACACGGCGAGGATGCGGTCGCGCGGGGTGTCGGCGTCGTCGACGAGGGCGCTCACGCCCGTGGTCCAGAGGTGGTGCCGGTGGTCCATCACGGCGAGGAC is part of the Plantibacter sp. Leaf314 genome and encodes:
- a CDS encoding DeoR/GlpR family DNA-binding transcription regulator, giving the protein MATTGTLGAEERRARLTAILERDGSIRLDDAATELDVSSMTVRRDLADLEQAGIVRRVRGGAIPTLRPRTFTERSATGVREKGIIVEKLRALLPTDGAIAIDASSTAGGISRLLGDSRLTVATNSYPNFLLATANRDISAILVGGQAESRTDSFIGPIACQAASSLLYRRFFLSAAAVDPVIGSSEVTLEEAQVKQAFARASDETILVAASAKLDQRAMATGFALADVDLLVTELDPADPRLDAYRDAVDLL
- a CDS encoding TetR/AcrR family transcriptional regulator — protein: MTTEQTTTAARLPAPAATALVRHTIVDAADRLYYAKGIQAVGMDELRAAAGVSLKRLYAEFPSKEDIVLAVMDHRHHLWTTGVSALVDDADTPRDRILAVYDYLAGWFSEDSFRGCGFINTFGELGGVSPAVATITREHKASFQAYVADLVADAGAPASLAPQLAILAEGAQTTAAITGSPEAALQARRAAETLIDAST